In Nicotiana tabacum cultivar K326 chromosome 21, ASM71507v2, whole genome shotgun sequence, one DNA window encodes the following:
- the LOC107783206 gene encoding protein SPEAR3-like: MGSNYFGEPNYLGNERSSSSSGSSRKSKKNNSEKQNKQPQRGLGVAQLEKIRLHSEMGCSNYNLPSSLHNNPYTTNLTQEEMRLQTTYSSSPSFSYSSSSSPSYGFPGHQGIMMGLSGIEGANIRYGDSQPTSIASTWHPGTVYEPQHYAHPNMTRHLHNVQVEDSMERRRKKDRSDSIGSSSQNSESNGCQELDLELRLSL, from the exons ATGGGCAGTAATTATTTTGGTGAACCAAATTATTTGGGAAATGAaagatcatcatcttcatcaggATCATCaagaaaaagcaagaaaaataaTTCAGAGAAGCAAAATAAGCAACCACAAAGAGGACTTGGTGTTGCTCAATTAGAGAAAATTAGATTACATAGTGAAATGGGTTGTTCTAATTACAATCTTCCTTCTTCTCTTCACAATAACCCTTATACCACCAATCTCACACAG GAGGAAATGAGACTACAAACAACATATTCATCATCTCCATCATTTTCATACTCGTCTTCTTCATCACCTTCTTATGGTTTTCCTGGGCACCAAGGCATTATG ATGGGGTTGAGTGGCATTGAAGGAGCAAATATTAGATATGGAGATTCTCAGCCTACTTCTATAGCAAG TACTTGGCATCCTGGCACAGTATATGAACCTCAACATTATGCTCACCCTAATATGACTAGACATCTCCATAATGTGCAAGTAGAG GATTCAATGGAAAGGAGGAGGAAGAAAGACAGAAGTGACTCTATTGGTTCGAGTAGTCAGAATTCTGAATCAAATGGCTGTCAAGAGTTAGATTTGGAGCTCAGACTTTCCCTTTGA